In one Carassius carassius chromosome 12, fCarCar2.1, whole genome shotgun sequence genomic region, the following are encoded:
- the LOC132155039 gene encoding angiomotin-like 2a yields MPVTESVWNESFNWSSSDHKYSSPSNKMRGEEASGTVLHRLIQEQLRYGNPTDARTLLSIQQQALRRGGGVGGGSRGTGSSQSSSESLSQEEPQSTQLSARQEPQGQEHQVDYQHSENYTTYPHHGEELPTYEQAKAQSHYLASQWCQLNRGCSLQDSETIPKACEEEDSWDPKRGHVRSLSDRLLQFSVERSKMHATYSASYPQIHGYHANQHLQYSHQGLEYNKQVPYTDYPFPAQQAAEYEYYYKAPPAFNSQHNRLQTPEVCNRLSTSPPAGREVTACGRSQLEMLVNENKRLKQELEGHTEKALRIQKLEQEIQRISEAYDTLMKGCAKRETLEQVLRSKLMAEIKRLQHSSSQAAKEAEAADQNQHVIEKLLLQNEEQQLQCADLEKEVQHLRNEVENQQHRSEALETALRSTQTRSQQLWTELQRKRAYVEKVERLQGALTQLQATCEKREGLEMRLRTRLEHELRSLRNQQRQPQPVSVASHVSVSTLQELLREKEERILFLEADKTRWEQKYLEEKTMRDFAMDAAATAAAQRDTTIINHSPCHSFIEELPLYEPRNQEVENRIRALYAQVLEKDTVISILKQKLQQEQKRESGDPQLATAEPISHSTVTNNAQDKGKSHFNGQANGTTHLALALEAALGQLEQVLLEKQTTDQTSHTKTSSENIQKAPSALDLFKGLDDVGADAVEIFI; encoded by the exons ATGCCAGTAACAGAATCCGTGTGGAATGAAAGTTTTAATTG GTCCAGTTCAGATCATAAATACTCGTCTCCATCAAATAAAATGAGAGGTGAAGAAGCGTCTGGTACTGTCCTGCACAGATTAATCCAAGAGCAGCTCCGCTATGGAAACCCCACAGATGCCCGCACACTCCTGTCCATCCAGCAGCAGGCCCTGCGGCGAGGAGGAGGTGTTGGAGGTGGCAGCAGAGGGACTGGTTCTTCACAGTCTTCATCTGAGAGCCTCAGCCAGGAGGAGCCCCAGTCTACTCAGCTCTCTGCACGCCAAGAACCCCAGGGTCAAGAGCACCAGGTCGACTACCAGCACTCTGAGAACTACACAACATACCCACACCATGGCGAGGAGCTGCCCACGTATGAACAAGCCAAGGCCCAGTCTCATTATTTGGCCTCCCAGTGGTGTCAACTGAACAGGGGCTGCTCACTGCAGGATAGTGAAACCATCCCAAAGGCCTGTGAGGAGGAAGACAGCTGGGACCCCAAGCGAGGCCACGTTCGGTCACTCAGTGACCGGCTTCTGCAGTTTTCAGTAGAGCGAAGTAAAATGCATGCAACATATTCTGCCAGTTATCCTCAGATCCATGGATATCATGCAAACCAGCACTTACAATATAGCCATCAAGGACTGGAATACAACAAGCAGGTTCCTTATACAGATTACCCCTTTCCTGCACAACAAGCAGCGGAGTATGAATATTACTACAAAGCACCACCAGCATTTAATTCCCAGCACAACAG GCTTCAAACACCAGAGGTTTGCAATAGACTCTCCACATCTCCCCCTGCTGGCAGGGAGGTTACAGCTTGCGGTCGCAGTCAACTGGAAATGCTTGTGAACGAGAATAAAAGACTGAAACAGGAGCTAGAGGGACACACTGAGAAGGCCCTCAGAATTCAGAAG CTAGAACAAGAGATCCAAAGGATCTCCGAGGCCTACGACACTCTGATGAAGGGTTGCGCTAAAAGAGAAACTCTAGAGCAAGTGCTAAGAAGCAAGCTGATGGCTGAGATCAAGAGGCTACAGCATTCAAGCAGTCAAGCGGCAAAAGAAGCTGAAGCTGCTGACCAGAACCAGCATGTCATTGAGAAGCTCCTTCTGCAGA ATGAAGAACAGCAGCTGCAGTGTGCAGATCTGGAGAAGGAGGTTCAGCATCTGCGAAACGAAGTGGAGAACCAGCAGCACAGGAGTGAGGCCCTGGAGACGGCACTGAGGTCCACGCAGACACGCAGCCAGCAGCTGTGGACGGAGCTGCAGAGGAAGAGAGCGTATGTGGAGAAGGTTGAGCGTCTGCAGGGGGCTCTAACTCAGCTGCAGGCGACCTGCGAGAAAAGAGAAGGGTTGGAAATGCGCCTGAGGACACGACTAGAGCATGAACTGCGGAGCCTCCGAAATCAGCAG CGGCAGCCTCAGCCAGTATCTGTAGCGTCCCACGTAAGTGTGTCCACACTGCAAGAACTTCTGCGGGAGAAAGAAGAGCGCATTCTGTTCCTGGAGGCTGACAAGACACGCTGGGAACAGAAATACTTGGAGGAGAAGACCATGAGGGATTTTGCAATGGATGCCGCTGCCACCGCTGCAGCTCAGAG AGACACAACCATCATCAACCATTCACCCTGCCATTCCTTCATTGAGGAGCTCCCATTATATGAGCCCAGGAACCAGGAGGTGGAAAACAG GATCCGTGCCCTTTACGCCCAAGTCCTGGAGAAGGACACCGTGATTAGTATCCTGAAGCAGAAGCTGCAGCAGGAGCAGAAGAGAGAGTCAGGCGACCCCCAACTAGCTACTGCTGAGCCCATCTCTCATTCAACGGTCACAAACAACGCCCAAGACAAAG GGAAGAGTCATTTCAATGGCCAGGCGAATGGGACGACCCATTTGGCACTTGCTCTGGAAGCAGCCCTGGGACAACTTGAGCAAGTTCTGTTAGAGAAACAGACAACAGATCAAACCTCCCACACAAAGACCAGCTCTG aaaacatCCAGAAAGCACCATCTGCTCTGGACCTTTTCAAGGGCCTGGATGATGTGGGGGCTGATGCAGTGGAGATCTTCATTTGA